In the Tribolium castaneum strain GA2 chromosome 1, icTriCast1.1, whole genome shotgun sequence genome, one interval contains:
- the mh gene encoding DNA-dependent metalloprotease dvc-1, whose protein sequence is MELDYQMALILQHRFEQEAGQTEQSDSELAKQLQEQFEQEAAVEQPPSSLVYHQPKKGSDSTKSLIDPSWELVDPTPDIHNLFIAFDQRFFWNKLVAVCVSWSKKMTSCAGICSYSGRGGLCSITLSEPLLKLRPRKDLVETLLHEMIHAYLFVTHNNRDRDGHGPEFHKHMYRINNEAGTSITVYHNFHDEVRLYQQHWWRCDGPCQHRKPFFGMVRRATNRAPGPNDRWWAEHLRTCGGTFIKVKEPEKKKQEKKNETKSVKSKDIRDFMGGNVKGFKDLKNGVVRGKSNSSSTIVVTKNTKTSETTFKPTIFNASTSTILKTETNSSSASTSTSTKPSDDYVAVRNHWANKFNNANKRQSSEESSTVSKIPKLFGSSPTSTQKNPNSGEFCECPVCHQRVLMADLNQHLDQCLLKSPEERESVDLTDSFHEEEDTKECPLCNKKIVASKFDTHVEKCLMEVYNGVEEKLAVPKAQEETVSCLACGKKIVKSELNSHLDECMVDIFDDEESKDKEVCDKNNSQFNCPFCLKLVEESEMKEHIDGCLMADNLAEAFADDDF, encoded by the exons ATGGAGCTGGACTACCAAATGGCGCTCATTTTGCAGCACAGGTTTGAACAAGAAGCTGGGCAAACCGAACAGTCTGATTCTGAGTTGGCCAAACAATTGCAAGAACAGTTCGAACAGGAGGCTGCAGTTGAACAGCCCCCTTCTAGTCTTGTCTATCACCAGCCTAAAAAGGGGTCCGACTCGACCAAATCACTCATAGACCCCTCATGGGAGCTCGTGGACCCCACCCCCGACATACACAACCTGTTCATAGCTTTTGACCAAcgttttttttggaataaattGGTGGCGGTTTGTGTCTCTTGGAGCAAGAAAATGACTTCGTGTGCTGGCATTTGCTCGTATAGTGGCAGAGGGGGGCTTTGTAGTATCACCTTGAGTGAACCGTTACTTAAATTAAGGCCCAGGAAAGACTTAGTTGAGACTCTTCTTCATGAAATGATTCACgcttatttatttgtaacCCATAATAATAGAGACAGGGATGGGCACGGGCCCGAGTTTCATAAACACATGTACCGGATCAATAACGAGGCAG GGACTAGTATTACCGTTTACCATAACTTCCATGATGAAGTTCGTTTATATCAGCAACACTGGTGGCGCTGTGACGGACCTTGTCAGCACCGGAAGCCCTTTTTTGGCATGGTCAGAAGGGCCACAAATAGGGCTCCGGGGCCCAATGATAGGTGGTGGGCAGAGCATTTAAGGACTTGCGGTGGAAcctttattaaa GTCAAAGAACcggaaaagaagaaacaggaGAAGAAGAATGAAACGAAAAGTGTGAAGAGTAAAGATATTAGAGATTTTATGGGTGGTAATGTTAAAGGTTTCAAAGACTTGAAAAATGGCGTTGTTAGGGGAAAAAGCAACTCATCAAGCACTATAGTAGTCACTAAAAACACTAAAACTAgtgaaactactttcaaaCCGACGATTTTTAATGCCAGTACTAGTACTATTTTGAAGACTGAAACAAATAGCTCTAGTGCTAGTACTAGTACTAGTACTAAACCGAGTGATGATTATGTAGCTGTTCGAAATCATTGGGCCAACAAATTCAATAATGCCAATAAAAGACAATCATCCGAAGAATCATCAACTGTTTCCAAAATTCCGAAATTGTTTGGGTCTTCGCCTACTAGCACCCAAAAAAATCCCAATTCTGGTGAATTTTGTGAATGTCCTGTTTGTCATCAAAGGGTGCTGATGGCTGATTTGAACCAACATCTCGATCAATGTTTGCTTAAATCACCAGAAGAAAGAGAAAGTGTTGATCTTACTGATTCTTTCCATGAGGAGGAAGATACAAAAGAATGTCCactttgtaacaaaaaaattgtagcttCCAAATTTGACACTCATGTTGAAAAGTGCCTAATGGAGGTTTATAACGGAGTTGAGGAAAAGTTGGCTGTTCCAAAAGCCCAAGAAGAAACGGTTTCGTGTTTAGCTTGtggtaaaaaaatcgtaaaaagtGAGCTTAATTCGCATTTGGATGAGTGTATGGTTGACATTTTCGATGACGAGGAAAGTAAAGATAAGGAAGTTTGTGATAAGAATAATTCGCAGTTTAATTGTCCATTTTGTTTGAAACTGGTGGAAGAGAGCGAAATGAAGGAACATATTGATGGGTGTTTGATGGCTGATAATCTCGCCGAGGCTTTTGCAGATGATGATTTTtga